The DNA sequence GTTCGAGGAAACATGCCAAGGATGGTGGTGCGTCAAGTAAATTTGAATTTCAGAGGCAGAATTTGCTGTTGTCTGCGACCTTGAATGAAAAAGTCAATCATCTTGCAAAGATGAGCTTAGAGAAACCGGTCTTGATTGGTATGCCTGACAAGAAGATGCCGTCGATTACAAAATTTGAACCTTTAGGGTCTTCGGACTCTGACACAGAGGAACCGCAATATTCTGTGAAGGCAACAGGCTCTACAAATGAAGATTATAAACTTCCAGCCCAATTGACTCAGAGATATGTTAAAGGTGTGTATCGAGAGTTCTTTGtgttttttccttttgtgtTTGAGGGTAATCAAAACCAGATTGTAGACATGGTGATGCAAGTGTTCTGATCAAATTTATCTGCAGTACCATGTAATGCGCGGCTTGCTGTACTTCTTTCCATTCTAAAGCATCTTTTTGAGCGAGAAACTTCTGAAAAAGTAAGCCTACTTTTCagctttccattttctcagtGGTGATTGTTATAGAAGCTAGTTTCTAGCCAATCATTATGCCTCTGTGATGAATCCTATTTCGCACGATCTGAAATTCTCAAAATGATTTCTTTTATTTGGTAAACGTAGTTCGAGTCTATCTCTGTAGTCCTCAGCCTCATTTTGTGTGTTTTTACCTTGTCAAGTTACTCACATACTCATTTTTCAGATTGTGCTATTCTTTTCAACATGTGATGCAGTGGATTTTCACTACTCTTTGTTAAGTGAGTTCCAATTCAAACCTAATTCAGGACCAGGATCAGAACTTAAGCAGAAATTTCTTAGATGCAAGACCTTCAGGTTACATGGCAATATGGAGCAAGTGGATCGAAGAACCACATTCGAGAcctttaaaacagaaaaatcagCTCTTCTTTTGTCCACAGATGTTTCTGCCAGAGGTTTGGATTTCCCCAAAGTTAGATGTATCATACAGTATGATTCTCCAGGCGAGGCTACTGAATATGTGCATAGGTATGTTAGATCTCAGCCTTTATGTTTCTCACATATGCAAATAATCTGAGCCAAACTGCTAGAGTTTTGGTTTGTTCTCACCCTTTTGGTCTAAAAGGGATTGGTATAACTTGTCTTGTGCAATATCGTATGATATACATCATGAACCCCCTATTTGCTCCTGAGTTtcctcatgagatggattaaaAGACTAGAAAGCAATTCAATTATTTCAATAAGCCTTGAGAACTAATTGAATATTTTCTTTCAACTGGAGTAATATTGTTTTCTTGGTGGCTGTTATAAGGCGAATTTTCTGGGGGAATTAGTTTCTGAGCATTGAATTTCCCTAGGCAAAGCTAATCAACATATCTTCCATGTGTGTGTTGATATTAAATTGAGGGTAGGGCATGATGTTAATTTTATCCTTGCTGTAGGGTTGGCAGAACAGCTCGGCTGGGTGAAAGAGGAGATTCAATATTATTTTTACAGCCAATTGAAATCGATTATTTGAAAGAATTGGAGAAGCATGGTGTTTCTCTAGTAGAGTATCCTCTCCTCAAAGTATTAGATAGTTTCCCACTATATGGTCAGCAGCATGTCAGGAAGTTTGTTTCCATTGATGCACATCCTTGGGTGCTGGCTTTGCAAAAGGCACTTGAAGCGTTTACAGATCAGGTAGTTAATTTCTCCTGAGTTTTCTTAATGTGCCTTAAAGTAAGCATAAATGTGCTGTGCTTTAGCTAGGATAGTTGTTTAGAAAGTATCTTCAAGATTAAGAATAGTCTTTATCAACTCCATTTGTGATAAAAACCTGAACAAGAAAGTAATTGCTTTTTGAGTATGCTAGGCAGATGTTTCAGGTGTAAGGAATTATGGATTTAGAATAATTGTGAGTCACTAATTTATTGTCTTTCATTTCTTTCCTTAGCCAAACATAAAGCCTCTGGCCAAGAATGCATTTTGCTCTTGGGTTCGTGCATACACTGCCCACCGTGGTGAGCTGAAGAGAATTTTTGTAGCAAAGAAACTTCACTTGGGACATGTTGCAAAAAGCTTTGCATTAAAAGAACAACCTTCCTTGGTTGGGGGTTCGTTTCACAAGCAAGcacagaagaggaagagagacgAAAGGCAGAAGGGAGGAATGAAAAAGAGGAAGTTTAACAGGAAAACATGATTGCCGGTCATGATACTAACACATAGATAGTTGAGGGAGATGCAGATCGGTGAAGCTTGTTTTGGTTATCATTATGTATACTTTAACAAGGTTTGAATGTGTTGTATGCTTATCCTCTTTTGGTTGATCTTGACACAGTAATTACTCGTTACAGCTTGTTATATCAATTCTGAAGCCCAATTTAGCATTAGGCTGGTTTATGACATAGCATACCGGTAAAAATGTAGCCCAATAAACAATCATTCTGAACAGTTAGGCTACGTTTTTATTTTCGGTCGTTGAGTCCCCAGTTTTGTTCTCTCAATTCACTTTAAGTTTATATGATTGTTTTGGTGAAATGTTACTGGAACTCTATAAAGTCATATGTTGTCCGATGAATGatggtgagtttttttttttttttttgaagcgaATGATGGTGAGTTTGAACTGCATAATTCTGTGAACTGTGAGTGTTCATACCAAATAATGAAACGTAACCCTGCAATTAGGGGGATATGAATGTATGAACTTAATTTTGGTTTACCGTTTCATATCCCTTCCTGAAACCTCTATATGCTTAATGATGGTACTACTAGGATCCCTTTGCCCCAGAACAGTTGCAGTATGGCTTCTTGTATTGGGACTTAGGACCCTGTTGTAACTTATTCTCGAAGATGACCTTCGGCTATAAATTAGTTGTTGGTACAATTATTGCGCTTATTATAACAAAATAGGGAGAACCTTTGCGCATACAATGGTCAGTATAAGTGCTTCTGAGCTAATTATTACAGAATAATTACAAAATGATGAGTTTATGGTACATGAgaattcaagaaaaaaaaaatggtattaACAAAATTTAGCATATTTTGGCATACCATTGCATTTTATGGCTACCCCCATGACACCTCTCAATGTGTCAAACTCTATTTTGAATAATTGTCATGTTTGTTAATCTCACTATTGATAAtatatgatttttaaaatgtgtCTCAATTGACGGTATACTAAAAACTAcatttttttacaatttttaaaAGTCAAAAGACAGAAAACAGCATTTCTTACATTGTAAGCTATAAGCCAATAACACATGCATTTTGATGAAAAATAACACTCCAAATTCATCTAGCAATAACGACATTTCCTACAAAATAATGTAAAGGGATCAACTATGTGAGGCCTATGCATTCACCAACGTGCTATCTAAACCTAGTGATGAAGACATAAGTCGACCATTtatgttatttattttctaCGAGTCGGACCAAATCCACCGGATGTCACATGCTCTCCCATAGACTTTGGTTGACAATGGAAGATTTTTGAAATCCCCCGGTGAGGACAGTCCACGAGGCTATGTACAATGAAAATCCATGTCCATACTATATGCCAAATTATTCTCCTCCAAGAGTTGATGCTCTACGTTTTTCTACCTAGTAAAAGGGTTTAGACCGAGCGCTTCAATAAGTCAAATTACGCAAAAATCATAGGGCCCGTTTGGATAGGGTGATTTGGacttgaggatttggatttCGGAGGCCCAAATACAAATAAGCCCGTTTGGCACAAGTTTTTCATTAGGGATTTGGATTTGATGAAATCAATGATTTAACAGAAGGGGCCGATTTCGAATAACTAGGGTACCCTAGTTATTTGAAATCTCTTCCTCTCCCCCTTCCGAAACATCACGCTCGATTTCAACAGCGGCGGGGAGCTCGCTCTCTCTTCACTTGTGTTCTCTACGAATCGCAGAGGCTGGGCTAGAGTTGATTTGAGATTTGGTGAAGGtggtctctctttcttctcttaattGATCGCTCATCTCCTAATTTGATTGTTCATAGTGATACTGAAGGTTGGGCTAAATGATGCGCAGCTTGATTTCGTAGTATATGTAAAATTTAACCAAACAATGTTTTAGTTTGATTTGTAATTTGCTTGATTGAGTTTGATTCGTAATCGAAGCTGTTTGCTCAAATATCTGCAGTCTAGTAACTTTCAGCAGCTTGATTTGGTGTTTACTTGtacatatttgtgatatatgatTCGTAATCCATGATATATATTAGCTTTCGGGAAATCTCTGGTTAGCTTCTCATAAATATTGATCCAATGGGTAGAACCAAATAGGAGTACTGCTTGTGTGATTTATCTGATTAGCTTTGCTAGGTAGTAGGGGTAAACTTTTGAAATTTGTACCTTGTTAGTGTTCAGTTTTGGTTGCTCTGCCGTTTTTGCTGTGTTGATTTGTAATCCCTGTGTTGGATctttggttttgtgttgttaGTATGTAGTCATGTGTAGGCAcagctttctgggtttttgtgtaAGTTTTCGCAGTTGATTAGCTAGTTCAAATTCTTTGGCTTTTTTTGGTTTAAGGAACTTCTTCTCTCACTTTGTTTGagggattttttttattttttattttttaagtttttGTCTGTTTGATGGAAATCAGCTGCGTAGCTTTTCAATTACAATGATTAGTGATATCTTCTTTTAGTCAGGACCTGCTATGTTCTTATATATTTATGATCGAAGTTTATTATATCTTTGGTTTCTTTGATAGTTGGAATTCTGGAATATTTCTTGTTCATTTCACTTGGTGATATCTGATAGCTTAGTGAAGTAAATTTTTAAGCAACTAGATACAACAGTAAAGAGTGAAACATGTTTTCCAATTAGTCAAGAAATGAATTAACTTTAACAAATTGAGAGCTAAGCTCATagagagaagaggtgaaagaaaagaagttggTATTAATTGCTATGATTCATTTCCTTTGTCCCCTTCAAAGGGAAAAAATGAACTAGTATGAGTTCGGCTGTGGCTTGTATTAACACAATTTATTATGGCTTGTATTCCTTCAGTGTATGTTCCTGCTTAAGAGTTAAGAATGTGGAAATCCTATTGTTGATCAGATTGGAAATGGTATCTTCCTTAAGATGCCTAGTGCATGTATGTTAATAAAAAACTGATACAGGTTATGAAGAAAGTATAAATATCCAGTTCACTATTGAAATGAGGTTTTAAAGTTTTGTAAGCATTTAAGTTGTTGGTATCTGATTTTTCATTTGTCTTTTAGTATTTATAGTTCATTTAATTATGAACTTGGTGGTGATATTTGTTAGGACAGAGAGACGATGCTAATACCCAATGCAATTATAATGCTTTCATGAGAAAGTTGCTGCGTCGGTTTGGTTGGAGTCAAAAATTGCATGACTAATCATGTTTCTCTTTGTTGATTGTTTTCAGGGCAACCAAGGAATTGAGGGTGAAGCATTACAATTTGGATTTTCATGATATGGAGTCTTCTGAAACACTattattattacttttttttttttttttttgagactataAGATGAAACACTTTGGATTTGTATAATTGAGAGTATGAGATGGACTTATACAGATGAAacatgtattattattattattgatacttttttttttggttgaaaataTGAGATGAAAAACTTGGGATTTATATTGCTTTTGGAATTATGGAGTATGATAATTACCTCCATAGCAATTAAATgctaaagaaaatattccttCATTAGATTAACATTTACATAGCTtcattagttttgaatttaagaATTCAAATCCTCATGATTCAATTGTTATCCAAATAGATGAATTTGAAATCTTAGGATTTCAATTACTCAAATTTGAAATACATAAGATTTGAAATCCAAATCGAAATCCAAATTTTGTTTCCAAACGAGGCCATACAGAATTTGATACCCATCATTCTAAGACTCGAGCATTTCAGTATACTTCTCAATCATACAGTCAGATATATCAATAAGTAAGACTTGTTATTgacatatgtattttttttttccttataagAAAGAATGTCAAGAAATTCAAACTCCGACCTTTTTAATTGGTGTTATGAATCCCGTCCGATCCGTTGTACGCAGAATTACACTGATCGAGCGGACATGGATATGGACATGGGGAAGCAGGCCATGTCAAAACGAAACCAGTGGATCAGTCTCGTTCCCCTGGTCAGCAGTTGACCAGAGATTGTGTGGTCACTGACCGtctgatttcaatcggacggttgacagctctCACCACTTATCTGTCAACCGTCTGATTTGTGGTGagagctgtcaaccgtccgatttcagTGACCACACAATCCTtggtcagctgctgaccaggGCAACATTTTCGGTGTTAGATAAAGGGTCAAAATCAGAAACACATGGACTGATGGAGGGAAGGGGGGCCCAATTCCATACATGCACTCACACCGAAAGAGATTGATTTTGAGGAATCAAATCAGACGCGTTGACGGACTCAGGACCATGAACGTGACGATGTGGCCGTTGGTGTTCCCACGTCAGGTGAATATCGCTTCACTTGGTTGGGTTTTTATTGGGCCCCACAGTCGGGAACCAAATTGCAAGACAGAGGTAGGCCCATCATTAAATTCAGTGAGGCCCAGCACTCGTCGTTTGGCCCGCCATAACGTCCTTGTTGTCGGGTCGATGGATCAACCTAGCTTCCTTCTTTGAATATCATCAACCGGTTTTAGAGTGAGGacgtttgcaattaggtgacTTGTTCTTATGGGTTTTGGACGCTAATTAGATGATTGAAATTGTTTATGTTTAAGATTTGTATCTTTACAAGGATCAATTGCGTATTAACAGGTCAAATCAAAAAATAATTAGTCGGCTGCGTTGTTAAGACAAATATACTAGATCAGATACAATTAAGAGGGTTGATTATAAATGTTGTAATCATATGGCTACAATTTGGATCGTTTGGTGAGTGGAATGGTGCGAAGAAAGTAAGAAACGAAAGTAATGATGATAGCTAAGTTACAAGATAACAAGAGAGAGGGCGGGAGATCCACAGAATCAATTGAAGGAAAAATATATCAACTCTAAAACCGCGACCTGTCCTTTACGATGACTTTTCTTTAGAGTAAGTCCACCGATATGACTTTGCCCGGCAAAGTGAGTGAATGATGATGTGTTGACCGGGCATGGAGAGAAACAACCTTCCACCGGGCTTTGTTTGACCAGCCAAACTTTGGCTTTGCATGACTAAGGTCAAAAAAAGGGGCAAGCCGATGACTATTTTCTTGCCCAAGGTCATGGAGCTACCAGCTCGGCCAACCACAGAACGTGGGTGACATCAGGAAGCTACGAAGAGACAGACGCAGCTAAATCCAAGGGTGGAAGACACGGACCAATCCAGAAGCGCCACGTGGCCGACCTGCGGCAGGATTTTGTCGCCCAGTCGCCGAGAGGATGCTGGAAAACTGGACTTCCGGCCGGGTCATGTCGCACGGCTGTGGGAGGCCTTCGATCTCCTTCTGGCCTGAGTGGTGAGGTGAGGCACCACTGTGGGGAGGACGAGCGGGCCGAGGCGAGCCCGTATGGCCAGGGTCCGCTGCCGGAGGACGCACGACAGCGCCTGAAAACTCGGGTCGGGTCGGTCGGGACCCGATGGGTCTGAGGAGacgcggaggagagagaagagagagtttcaggggtgaaagtgaagaaaagaagaaaaatttgtCCTTATAAAAAAGGACCATAAATTTTggttatttatagaaaattttcaaattttcaaattttcaaaaatttataactaattcatacgaactccgatttttacattccacatatgcacgaactcgtatcgatgatctctataactttcatgaaggaagttttcccaaattatgtatgtataaaaagtcgattttcgagACCCCCCTAAAAATTTTCCTaacatctcacacccaaaaaaattattttcaatgAACAgttaaaaaatataataatgaaCGGTCTTGACCGGTTAAGAAAAAaaacgggtggaaacccatgtccagtggcagtgaatagtaacttgactggtcgaattcttgacttctcgactttgccttttcttgattacgggtgcacttgctcttagCTAGGGCTTTACGCATGAAAGCAGACATTGATGAAAATATCTAACAACAACAGTCATTAACTAAACCCTAACAATGGTGATAATCATATGTAAAAAAGTTTAATTTCCCACGCTACATGATTTCGCTTTGTTGAAAGTCAAATCGGGTATTTGATTAAAGCATGAACAAATGGAAATTAATGTGTTGTACTAACTGTTAAAGAAACTTCGACCAGAGATGTTGGGGCAAAATCTTCCCTTTGAGAATTCATCATGACCTCTAACTTTTGAGGTATACACAGATATAGAACATACAAGCAGGTTTGGTTTATTCATGAATTAGGTTTATGATCCAATCCAATGAGACAAGCTAGTATACTGGTGGGTATgggataccctcatttacaactatttgaacaaaaatttacaagt is a window from the Rosa chinensis cultivar Old Blush chromosome 2, RchiOBHm-V2, whole genome shotgun sequence genome containing:
- the LOC112187273 gene encoding DEAD-box ATP-dependent RNA helicase 17, which encodes MVAAKKKSAKAAEDGDIFSASTFSSLGLHSNLCDQLQERLGFKGPTLVQAQAIPVILSGRHVLVNAATGTGKTVAYLAPVVHHLSLQQPRIQRSDGTFALVLVPTRELCLQVHEILHKLLHRFHWIVPGYVMGGEKREKEKARLRKGISILVATPGRLLDHLKHTSSFSHTNLRWIIFDEADRILELGFGKEIEEILDLLGSRKHAKDGGASSKFEFQRQNLLLSATLNEKVNHLAKMSLEKPVLIGMPDKKMPSITKFEPLGSSDSDTEEPQYSVKATGSTNEDYKLPAQLTQRYVKVPCNARLAVLLSILKHLFERETSEKIVLFFSTCDAVDFHYSLLSEFQFKPNSGPGSELKQKFLRCKTFRLHGNMEQVDRRTTFETFKTEKSALLLSTDVSARGLDFPKVRCIIQYDSPGEATEYVHRVGRTARLGERGDSILFLQPIEIDYLKELEKHGVSLVEYPLLKVLDSFPLYGQQHVRKFVSIDAHPWVLALQKALEAFTDQPNIKPLAKNAFCSWVRAYTAHRGELKRIFVAKKLHLGHVAKSFALKEQPSLVGGSFHKQAQKRKRDERQKGGMKKRKFNRKT